Genomic DNA from Zonotrichia albicollis isolate bZonAlb1 chromosome 12, bZonAlb1.hap1, whole genome shotgun sequence:
ggcagtgcctgccagcctgcaggggtttgcagcacagaaacaggCCCAGCCACTGGGATCCTGCCCACCCCCAGGTGCCAGCTGcctgccacagctcccagggcacCGTTTCACACTCAGCCCACGGCCCAGCTCCCATGTGAGGACGTGGAGCCAAGCCCAACAACACCTTGGCCTAGCCCAGCTCCCCTGAGCCTGCCTCTCCTCCAGTGGGAGGAAAGCTGTCCCTCGGGAACACCCTGTTCTGCCTGCACCCATGTGCAAGCACAGACCCCTCGCTGTGCAGGGGCACGGCCATGGCAGGAGGCAGCTCCAAGGGAGGCACCCTGACAGAGGAAGGACACTGCCACCTCTGTCCTGCTGGCCCCATGTTGCCAGGGCATTTGTTGCCTAGAAATGTCTGGGGCAACAAGCAGCCACAAAtgtggagctgcagccacaaacCGAGAGGAAGCCCAGAGATCAAAGCAGCCTGGTGctgccctcagctctggcaAAGCCAGCCCCATGACCGGTGCTGCATCCAAACCACTCCTCTCAGGCCAACCCACCCTCACCACCAAGAACCACTgaagccaagggaaaagctgagTCCAGCCCAACTGCCTGGCACAGACAACTCCTGCCACCCACGGTGGAGAGGCCCAAGTGATCTGGAGACTGAGATGCTGAGCAGGGTTCAGCATCAGTCCCAAAGAGCTTGAGAGTATGGGAGGGCAGCAGCATCATCCCCATGCTGCTGCACTCACTGGGTCTCTCCAGGATGCAGAAGCATTTCTGACTCCAGATGGAATGGGAAGGGCCCCCACAGCAGGGAAAGTGGCAGTGATTCACCAGGCTAGGCCTCTGATGCCAGCTGCAGGCTGTCACTCAGCTCCAGTCCCCTGGTGCTGAAGAAGCTCACCTGGGCTTGGCAAACATGGGAAAGCATTTTTTGTTGTATTTCTTTTGCCTCCAGGGTGAAAACCCCAGGAGAAATAGGACTCAACAAGCAGTGACTGCCTCATGCAGGGTCAGGAGAggccctgccctgcgcctccaAAGCGGTGGCAGAGGATaactgctgggcagggctgaaaGCAAGCTCTGAGAAGAGTCCTGGAGGGCTGAGAAAGGACAGGCCTCTGCCCAAGAAGGGGTGAGGAAGAGAGGCAGGGTTGCATGGCTGCTTGTCACTGCTCCAGGAGAAGCCTGCTGCTCTCACGCCTCGCTGAGGCTCAGCTCCCCCGGGTGCTTTGCTGCCAGCCATTCCTCACAGCAGGCAGGAACCAAGGGGGCTGGAGCTCTGCCCATTGCAGCTGCCAGACTGATGGCAGCCCGAGGCTGCTGCACACACCCCAAGGTTTTGGAGGAGTGAAGGGAAAGCACAggttcctcagggattaaagaGGTGAATAAGATACTTTTTGCCACCAGGAAACGCTCACACGGGCAGCACGTTCAGCCCCTGGGTGCACAAAGGTTTTGGCACCACCCCTGTTGGCACAGTAGGAGTCACTGCAGGGGAGAGATGGCGAAAGGCTGCTCTGGCTAGATGCCAGGTGAACCTCTGGGACACACCTGATGAGCTGGGCACTCCCACAAAACCTTACTCAatccccagagccagggaagcgtggccatgctgctgcagggagcagaagTGCTTCCCTGTCCTCTGTTCTCCCTGCCTTTGTGCTGTGGGGTGAACCACATCCAGATCCAGCCAGGGATTTCTCCTAACTGTGTCTTGCCCCCGAGCAGTTTCCCAACCCAGCTCATGCTGAGACTGCAAATATTTTGACTGGCTAGAGGAAAGGGAGCAAGAGGCCAAGGAGAAGGGCCACtcctccccagagcagcaccagaCCAGGAAGGACAGCACAAAGGGCTCAGTGAGATGCAACTTGTGTCCCATGCCTGGGGCAGGTTTAGCACTTGGCAGGAGGAGCGCCCTGATTCTTGTCCACAGCACTCCCCATCAGTGCCCAAAGGCCTTTCCAGGGGTAGCTGCAGACAAGGTTGGCTATCCCAACAGCATCATCTTTCCAGGGACTTTTGGATCCTCCATGTCCTAAACACAGCTAACAGAAACATGTCCCCCATGTACACAAATACTTCAGTCACCTTCTGTTTCTTGCTCCCCTGAGGGACCAGAAATCCCAAGGCTCAAGCttgacttttatttttgtttctgggCATGCCTGACACACGGGTGGAGCCAGGGCAAGCACAGAGTCCCTGGGGCAGCTACTCAAGCCAGCACTGTCACACAAAATGTTTCCAACCCACGTGGAAATCACTGTGCGCCCAATGCAGAGTGACAGCAGTGAGCCTTTGCTGAGTGGGGAACCCggcaggcccagctccctcattCTGGGGTCGATCACTGAACCACAGAACGGTGCGAGCTGGAAGGAAACCATGGATATCACCTAGCTCCAACCCGcgggccatgggcagggatggtgATGAGAGCGTTCGGACAGCAGCCGGCGGCCCCGGCCTCCCGGGCGCCGCTGCCCGGCCCCAGGCACCGAGAGAGGGCAAAGGGAATGTGACCGGTGTGTGTGTGagcggtgtgtgtgtgtgaccggTGCTTCTGTGAGCGGTGTTGGTGCGAGCGGCCCCGGCGGGCAGAGCACGAGGTCACCGCGCCGGCTCCTGCCCGGGGCTGCCGCGCTCGGCCCGTCCTGCCGAACACCGCTCTCAGCCCCCGCGGGCCCAGCTCTGCCGCCCCGCACGTTCTCTCCGCTCAGGCCCGGCACAGGCCTCCGCCACCGCCATCCGCTGCTTGCCTCGCTCTCCGCCGCCCCGGCTCCCGTGCCCACGGGCCGCATCCCGGCCTCCCGCTGCCCCCGGGCCCTGCCCGCCGCTGCGGCCCTCACCCCGCGCTGGCCCAGGCGCCGCTCGCCGcccccgggccccgccgccgccccggcccggccggcccGGCCCTCCCCGCACTCACGGCCCCGCCCGCCGCTCCGGTCTGTTTGTGCCGCGCCGAAGTTCCGAGCGGGCCGACAACGGAGACAGGCCCGAGCCCGTGACGCACTTCCGGGAACCGCCGGGCACGCCCACGTGACACGGGAGAGGGGGTGCGAGTCACGTGACACGGGCCGGGGGTGGTGCCGGCGCATTCCCGCGGCACCGGGAGCGCGCGGGGGTGCCGCGCTCGTCCGCGGGCGTtccggggctgagcctggcactgccGGCTGCTCTGGGGGATTATCCCGGCTGtgctctgccccccagccccgctgccgattcccgcccgctgtgccccccagccccgctgtgCCCCACACCCGGTAGCGGCCAACTCCCACCCGGGGGAAGCCGCTGCGGGCCCCCGTGGCAGACGGCCCACGGGGCGGAGGCGAGATTTGCTCTGCAACTTTATTCACACGGGGTACCCTGCAGCCCCCATCCCGCCTGCCGCCGCGGGGCAGGCGGGGGCCGGGCGGCGGGAGGCTGGGTGCTCGGTGCTCGGGGGATCCAGGCCCTCGGGGATCACTGGCAGGTGTTGTAGATCTGGACCTGCTGGTTGATGGTGGCCAGCACCTCCCTCATTCTGGCCTCCAGCCCGCCCAGCTGGGCCGCTTTGGCATCCAGCACCCGCTCGTTCCGCTCGTACTCCTCCTCCAGCGCTGCAGGGACACGGGAACATGAGTCAGACCGGCCTCCCACcgctgcccccagccccgccccaGCATCCCCGCTCCGGCCTCACCTCGCAGCCGCTGCAGCTTGCCCTGGGcgtcctgcagcagccccgcGGCCTCCTCCCGCAGCTGCTGTGCCCGGCTGCCCGCCTGCTGCACGCCCTGCGCCCGGTGCTCCACCAGCTCCTGTGCTGTCCGGTACCGGTCCCGAAGCGGCCCGTccagcacctgctgggcagCGGGGCTGGTCAGCAGCATCGCCACGGGACCCCTGCTGCCACACTGTCCCCCTGATCACCCACCTGCTTGGCCTCGCCGGCCCGGTCCTGCGCAATGCTGGCTGCCTCCTGGGCACGCGTGGCTGCCAGGCTGTTGTTTGCACGTTTCACCTTCAGGGCATCAGTCTGCCTGTCCAGGAGCCCGATCTGCTCCATGGCacctgccagctgctgctctgcacttcCTGTCTGGGTCTGCATCTGGGGATGGTGGCATGGGAGTTTGGTGATTGCACAGTGGGATGGGGTCCCCTGGTCATAGGGATGGGGCTCTCACCGTGCCAAGGGCACTCTCACTGTGCTGGATGTCACCGGCAGCCTGCTGCAGCGCCCGCTCAGCCATGCCCTGGGCTTGCCGTGCCTCCTCCAGCGCCTGCCGCACGGCCTCAGCCGTGCCCCGCACTGCCTCTGCCCGAGCCCTGCGGCCACACAGCAAGGCCtcagcatggcctgggctgggctccccaGAGGGATTGAGTCCTCACATCCCTGGGCTTACCTAGCCCGCTGGgcatcctgcagcagctgcccagcctgCTGCACGTCACTGGCTGTCTGCTCCAGGATGGCATCCACGCTGGCCAGGCTGCGCACCCGCGTCTTGATCTCATCGGCCAGGCGGTGGATCTGGTCCGGTGCAGCGGGGAGTGACAGCTCCAGTACCCGACTGGCTACCACCTCAATGCTCTCAGGATCAGCCCCCTCCTCTGCAGGCGGAAGCAGTCAGTGTGTTCCCTACAGCACGCCGGGGTGCAGGGGGCAGGCAGGCCAAAGGGCAGAGGGGAacatgggacagggcaggggggCCAGAGatggctgcagggcacaggatggctggggcagggcagggaccaGGCAATGCAGCATggggcaggggtggcacagcccACATGCAGTGTTGGGACAAGGCAGTGCAGTGCAGTGCAGGGTCAGCGCAGTGTGGTGCAGGTGCAGAGCCACAGAGCCCTGGGTAGGGGTGGCCAGCCCTCCCAGCATGCCAGCACTCACGGCTCAGGAAGGCCTTGACATGGCTGatgagctccctcagctccttgTTGGAGCTCTCCACACGGGCCCTGGTCTGGTTTGCCTTGTCCAGGGCTGCCTGCGCTCGCAACCGGGCCTCGTCTGCCTTCCCCTtggcctctgccacctgagCATGGGCAGAGACCCTCGGTGCCAGccccaagggctgcagagcgtGGCTGTGCCACCAGATCCCACCAGCACCCATGTGCCACACACCTTGTGAGAGAGCTGGGCCATGTCGCTGGCAGCCTGAcgcagctcctcctgggcatGGCGTGCCCGGTCCAGAGCACTGTCAGCCTTGGACACGGCTCCACCACAGCTCAGACCACCACAGCGTCGTCCCCCGTCCTCATCCTGGCACCCAGCACCCCCACAAGGGCTCTCAGCACAGGGCACATCTCCCACCACACCGCAGACCTGCAAGGCAGCACAGgatcagcccagctctgggtgccattcccagctccctgcccgtGTCCCACCTTCTCGTTAAGCGGCTGCAGGCTCAGcgcctgtgccctggctgcCAGGTCCATCAGTGCCCGCCGACTGGCTGCGTTGTGCCGGTTGAAGCCATCCCTGtggctggccagcagctgctcagtgcGCTGCCGAGTGCCGGCCGAGCTGCtgacagggctgggcacagcacggGTGGAGGCGTCCGCCCGGCGCTCGGCCTCCTGTGACTCCTGATAGGACTGACGGATACTGTCATAGGcacctgggggacagggacactgtcaGACCCCCTGACATGGCCTGactgccctggcctgcctctgTGGTGTGGCTCACCAAGGAAATTGGAAGTCTTGAGGGTGTGTAGCCGCTGTTCCAAGTCCTGCAGGCTATGGTTGAGGGCGCGGGCGCCCCGGTCCACAGTGTTCAGCACGTGGCTGGCATTGAAGTTGGCATCCTGAGCAGCTGTCAGCTCCCCTTCCACCCGTGTCAGCCTCTCAGTTGCCTCCTCGATCTGGCGCCTGCAAAGCACGGGGGTGAAAAGCTGCCCCTAGGCTACCCTGGGaggcctgccctgtgccaggtgctCACCGCAGCCCCTCCATGGTGTGTGTCAGGTGggcagcggtggcagcagtggtgttGCGGGCGGCCACCATGTCACGTACAGCGGCCAGTTtctcctccagctgccggaAGGTGCCCTCGAAGGCGCCGGCAGCCCCGGTGTGCTGCAGGAGCCTGGCCCGCTCTGCCAGCGCTCGGGTACGGGCAGCCAGATCCTGCACCACACGGTCCCAGTCCCCGAAGCAggggtggcagggctggcaggcagggaaggTACCAGAAAAGCCCCGGGCACACTGGTCACAGCGGACTCCAGAGATGCCAGGCCGGCAGTCGCAGTGGCCGCTGCTGcggtggcactgggcactggcTATGCCACGGGGGTCACAGTCGCAGGCTGCAGGGAAAGTAGTGTCAGGGCACCAGAGGCTCCACTGTGGTCCCCCCACTGGCACCAACTCTCACCTCGGCACTGCTGCCGCGGGTcaccccagtgctgctcctggcagtcCGTGCAAGTCCGGCCGCCAAAGCCTGGCCGGCACGAGCACTGCCCTGTGAACTGACAGACATGGCatggccaggctggcactgctgcagcacacccccagccccatcccatcccccaACCCTGTTGTGTCTCACCTGGTTGCAGGTGGGTGACAGGGAGTGCTGGGGGTGGCAGTCACAAGGCTGGCAGCCTTGCCCGCTGGCCAGGTTCCAGTAGTTGGGGCTGCAGCGGTCACAGCTTTGGCCCTCCACATGGGGCAGGCAGTGGCATTGCCCACTCTGCCTGTCACAGTGGCACTGCTGCGGCCCACAGGTGCTGGCATCAGTGCCCAGGGGGTTGCAGGAGCAACCTGGAACCAAGAGGCACTGAGCAGAGATAGAGTTGAGGGAATGAGGGCAAGGATGGGAATGAGattgggatggagatgggatggaaGTTCTgatggggacagagcaggagtgggatgatgatggatgaggGTGGAAGCAGAATGGACACAGAGATTGGACAAGGATGGGGTGGAGACTGGATGAATGTGGAATGTGTGCAGCATGAGGACCACTggtggggatgggatggagatgggacCAGGGTCAGGATAGAGCTGGAAtaaggacaggatggggacagatgGATGGCagtggggatgggatggcaaTGGGGACAAGAATGGGCATGAGAATAGGATATAAATGGGAAGGAATAAgttggacatggggacagggactgggCCACAGTGCTGGGCCTGGGCAGAGGAGACAACCCTGTtagagggcagggctgcagggactcCACAGCCCTGTGCACAAGCAGGGGCAGCCATTGGTGCACATGGGACTATTGCACACATGGTACCCAGGGATGTGTCAGGCCCTGGAGGCAAGTctgtgtctgtcctggcaggcaGTGGGTACTCACGCCTGCAGCTGTGTCGTGTGGCATCCCCGTAGAAGCCAGGCTGGCACTCGGCACagtggggccctgcagtgttgTAGAGGCAGCGCAGGCACTGCCCTGTGCGCCGGTCACACGCCTCCGGGTCCGTCACGTCGATGTTATcgtggcactggcagggcaggcagcgcCCACCCTGCAGAGGGTCCCCATAGTACCCAGGGGCACACTCATCACAGCGGGAACCTGCTGACACAGAGcgctgggcagtgcctggggacagggcaccCCAGCAGGCACTGAGTGTGCCCTGGCAGGTACCCACCTGTGTACCCAGGGCTGCAGTGGCAGATGACctgctgggagtggctgtcttgGTAGCAGGAGGCAGCGAAGTGGCGGGGGGTGCTGGGCCCTTCAGGACAGGGGCAGGGCCGGCAGTGCTGCCCGGAGCCAAGCGCTGGGTTCCCAAAGTGTCCGGCTGCACACCTGCCGGCAGGAggtcagcaggagctggggctgctggcagcacccTGCCCCAGTCTGGCCAGGTCCCCCACCTACCTCTGGCACCTTTCCCCATCCGTGTGGTCACGGCAGCGCAGGCAGCTGCCTGTGCGAGGGTCACAGCTCTCGGCGTGCCCGTTGCACTGGCAGGGCCGGCACACAGGGAAGCCCCAGTGGCCGGGCTGGCAGCGGTCACAACGTGGACCATGGGTGCCTTCACGGCAGGGGCACTGCCCGGTGGTGCTGTCACAGATGGTGCTCACTGAACCCTCACGGCTGCACTGGCATGCTGGAAGGCACAGCACCCACAGCGTCCAGCCCTGAGCTGTAGAGAGCACTCCTTCCCcatgcccccagccctgggatgcCCAGGCTCCTCTCCCACTGGCACTCACGTCGGCACCCGCCGGGCCCAAAGCCAAAGGTTCCCGGAGAACAGCGGTGACAGCGCCGTCCCATGACATTGGGTTTGCACTGGCACTGCCcgccctggggctggcactcgGCACTGAGCGAGCCCTGGGGATCGCAGAGGCAGGCtgtgggcagagagcagggtcAGCGTcagctgctgtgggacaggggcaggacagggtgtGGGGCTGTACTCACGCAGCGCCCCGTCATGCAGGATGGCCGAGAGGCTGTGCAAGAGGCTGGAGCAAGGCTCAGCCACAGGTGAGGGCCCTGCAGCGTGGAAGGGCTGGGCACAGTGGTACCGCTCAAAGGTTTCCCGGCGCTCCATGGAGCTGGGGTCACCCGCAATGAACATCTCCAGTGAGGAGTAACGGGGCAGGAGCACCAGCTGCGGGGCAAAGTCAGTGGGACATCACATCCCTCTCTCCCTGTGTTCCCTATGGCTGCGTCCTATCTCCCTGAAGGGTTGCTGtcccccatcccagtgcccgTCTGCCCCTCACCGAATCGATGAGCACACTGGCAGTGGGATCCtgatgagcagcagcacagcccagttcCAGGCGGAGCGTGTAGGAGACACCCTGCTCCAGACAGATGGGCTGGGACAGCACCACATACCTGGATGGGGGCAAAACACAGCAAGGGCAGCCATGTGCCTCCAgtgagccccagcacagcccaaccCTACTGAGGTGTTTACCTGGCACCGGAGGGGAGGTTGGTGGAGAGCTGGTCATCGGCAGGGATGGTGTTTCCACAAGGGCTGCTGGCGGAGACAGGGCTGGGGCGCAGCACCTTCAGCCTCACCTCCTGCCAGGCCTCTGGGTGCTGGCAGCCAAGAAGGGGCAGTGTCAAAAAGCCTCACCACCTGGAACTCCCCACCACTACCTCCCAATCTGGCAATATATCACACTGCTGGCTTCACCATCCGGCGCTCACCTGTGGCTCATAGCGGATGACCACATCGTACTCGGTGGAGAAAGGCACATCACTCACGTGGAACTCCACCCAGCCACCTTCCAACATGCGGGCAAagcctgtccctgtccaggaAGCTGGACGGTCTGGGGGCGGCTCACGTTCCACCACTGAGCCCTGGTGCAAGCAGGTGTTGTGAGATGGGACCCTGAAAATCACCTTGGCCAGCAGGCACTGCTCTGCCgtgagcagggagggcagaCCATTGCCTGCTGGTCTGGGCACCCTGCAAAGGGGCACCcactgtgctgctctgcctgatgTCCTCCCCAGGGACACCTGCATTCCTTACCTGATGCAGCCGTGCATCCTCCGCCTCATAGGTGTAATGATCCAGGTTGATGCGGTAAAAACCGGTCTCCACCTGCTCACACTGTCGTCCTATCACATGGCTGCggcactggcactgccctgtccccatggcacACCTGGTACCCCAGCAGCACCATCAGCCCTGATGCCAGGAGAGGTGCCCCTTGCCCTCTGCATCCCCGCAAAGACTCACAGGTTGTTGCGAGCACCTCCCACATCGCAGTCACAGGGCCGGCAGCCCGGGAGGTCGTGGCTCAGTCCCCAGTGCTCGGGCTGCAGGGGGTCACAGGGTATTAAAGAgcagctgcctgtgtgctgcagtgctgagcacgGTGCAGGGGCCGTGGCACAGCCCCACTCACCAGGCACTGGTTGCAGCTGCGCCCGGTCACCAGTCGCTTGCAGAAGCACTCCCCACTGACAGGGTCACACCGGCTGCCATCAGCCACCGTGCCACGGGGGTCACAGTGGCACCCTGCATGGAGAGCCAGCAGTTTCCAGCAATGCCAAACCACGTGCCCAACCCCAATAGGTGCCACCCTGGTACCTACTCCGGCAGCCTTGCGGGTTGTCGGCGCTGAGGCCGAAGAAGCCGGGCTTGCAGCGGTCACAGCGGGGACCACCAACGTGCTCCTTGCAGCGGCACTGCCCCGCAATCAGGCCCCTGGCTGGGTCATCAGCACCATCACACAGCCCACCATCCAGAGAACCCTCAGGGTCACAGTCACAAGCTGGggagacaggcagggtgagcacTGTGACCACCAAAGCACCCCCCTGCACATCCTGTCCCGCACTGACCTCGGCACACCGCAGGGTCCCGCAGGTCCTTGGTGGGGTCCTTGTAGTAGAAGGGCTTGCAGAGGTGGCAGCGACGGCCCATGGTGTTGTGCT
This window encodes:
- the LAMB2 gene encoding laminin subunit beta-2 encodes the protein MRSPEKRSPAVLLLLPLLAGLGAALAPDSPQGCARGSCYPATGDLLVGRAARLSATSTCGLRRPQPYCIVSHLQEEKKCFICDSRRPYDARTNTNSHRIQNVVTSFAPRPKKAWWQSENGVEHVSIQLDLEAEFHFTHLIMTFKTFRPAAMLVERSADFGHTWKVYRYFAYDCAASFPHVPHGPPRRIDDVVCESRYSDIEPSTEGEVIYRVLDPAIPIRDPYSPAIQNLLRVTNLRVNLTKLHTLGDNLLDSRREIREKYYYALYELVMRGNCFCYGHASECAPLSGAPATTDGMVHGRCVCKHHTQGLNCERCDDFYQDLPWRPAEGSSTNACRRCDCNEHSRRCHFDMAVFLATGNTSGGVCDGCQHNTMGRRCHLCKPFYYKDPTKDLRDPAVCRACDCDPEGSLDGGLCDGADDPARGLIAGQCRCKEHVGGPRCDRCKPGFFGLSADNPQGCRRCHCDPRGTVADGSRCDPVSGECFCKRLVTGRSCNQCLPEHWGLSHDLPGCRPCDCDVGGARNNLCAMGTGQCQCRSHVIGRQCEQVETGFYRINLDHYTYEAEDARLHQGSVVEREPPPDRPASWTGTGFARMLEGGWVEFHVSDVPFSTEYDVVIRYEPQHPEAWQEVRLKVLRPSPVSASSPCGNTIPADDQLSTNLPSGARYVVLSQPICLEQGVSYTLRLELGCAAAHQDPTASVLIDSLVLLPRYSSLEMFIAGDPSSMERRETFERYHCAQPFHAAGPSPVAEPCSSLLHSLSAILHDGALPCLCDPQGSLSAECQPQGGQCQCKPNVMGRRCHRCSPGTFGFGPGGCRPCQCSREGSVSTICDSTTGQCPCREGTHGPRCDRCQPGHWGFPVCRPCQCNGHAESCDPRTGSCLRCRDHTDGERCQRCAAGHFGNPALGSGQHCRPCPCPEGPSTPRHFAASCYQDSHSQQVICHCSPGYTGSRCDECAPGYYGDPLQGGRCLPCQCHDNIDVTDPEACDRRTGQCLRCLYNTAGPHCAECQPGFYGDATRHSCRRCSCNPLGTDASTCGPQQCHCDRQSGQCHCLPHVEGQSCDRCSPNYWNLASGQGCQPCDCHPQHSLSPTCNQFTGQCSCRPGFGGRTCTDCQEQHWGDPRQQCRACDCDPRGIASAQCHRSSGHCDCRPGISGVRCDQCARGFSGTFPACQPCHPCFGDWDRVVQDLAARTRALAERARLLQHTGAAGAFEGTFRQLEEKLAAVRDMVAARNTTAATAAHLTHTMEGLRRQIEEATERLTRVEGELTAAQDANFNASHVLNTVDRGARALNHSLQDLEQRLHTLKTSNFLGAYDSIRQSYQESQEAERRADASTRAVPSPVSSSAGTRQRTEQLLASHRDGFNRHNAASRRALMDLAARAQALSLQPLNEKVCGVVGDVPCAESPCGGAGCQDEDGGRRCGGLSCGGAVSKADSALDRARHAQEELRQAASDMAQLSHKVAEAKGKADEARLRAQAALDKANQTRARVESSNKELRELISHVKAFLSQEGADPESIEVVASRVLELSLPAAPDQIHRLADEIKTRVRSLASVDAILEQTASDVQQAGQLLQDAQRARARAEAVRGTAEAVRQALEEARQAQGMAERALQQAAGDIQHSESALGTMQTQTGSAEQQLAGAMEQIGLLDRQTDALKVKRANNSLAATRAQEAASIAQDRAGEAKQVLDGPLRDRYRTAQELVEHRAQGVQQAGSRAQQLREEAAGLLQDAQGKLQRLRALEEEYERNERVLDAKAAQLGGLEARMREVLATINQQVQIYNTCQ